CTCGGCGTCGAGTTCCAGCGGGTAGTGGGTGCGGATCTCGGCGCCGAACCGGTCCTTCAGCGGGGTGATGATGCGGCCGCGGTTGGTGTAGTCCTCGGGGTTGGCGCTGGCCACGACGAGCACGTCGAGCGGAAGCCGCAGCGTGTAGCCGCGCACCTGGATGTCGCGCTCCTCCATCACATTGAGCATCGCGACCTGGATGCGCTCGGCGAGGTCGGGCAACTCGTTGATCGCGACGATGCCGCGGTGCGCCCGGGGGATCAACCCGTAGGCGATGGTCTCCGGGTCGCCGAGGCTGCGGCCCTCGGCCACCTTCACCGGGTCGATGTCGCCGACCAGGTCGGCCACGCTGGTGTCGGGGGTGGCCAGCTTCTCGAAGTAGCGCTCGCTGCGGTGCCGCCATTCGATGGGCAGGTCGTCGCCGGAGTCGGCGGCGCGGCGGGTCGACTCGGGTGTGATCGGCCGGTAGGGGTGCTCCCCCAGCTCGGACCCGGCGATCACCGGCGTCCACTCGTCGAGCAGGTTGACCAACGAACGCAGCAGCCGTGTCTTGCCCTGACCACGTTCTCCGAGCAGCACCACGTCGTGGCCGGCGATCAGCGCGCGCTCGAGTTGCGGGATGACGGTGTCCTCGAACCCGTAGATGCCCGGCCAGGGGTTGCGGCCCTCGGCCAGCGCAGCCAGCAGGTTTTCCCGGATTTCCGCTTTGACGCCCCGCTCGCGATGACCGGAGGCCTTGAGCTCGCCTACGGTCCGGGGCAGATCCTGTGGTTGGGTCACCCCTTCACGCTACGACTGCTGTCGAGCGCCGGCAGGGGTTACCCTCTGCGCGAACGCCGCGCCGACGCATCGCGGCTGGTGGGGCCTCACGACTCGGGCGGCGGGAGGACCTGGAACCCGCTCAGGATCGTCTCGGCGTCGCGCTGGTAGGTGGGGTTGGCGGGATCGGTGGTCTGG
The window above is part of the Mycolicibacterium hassiacum DSM 44199 genome. Proteins encoded here:
- a CDS encoding ATP-binding protein; translated protein: MTQPQDLPRTVGELKASGHRERGVKAEIRENLLAALAEGRNPWPGIYGFEDTVIPQLERALIAGHDVVLLGERGQGKTRLLRSLVNLLDEWTPVIAGSELGEHPYRPITPESTRRAADSGDDLPIEWRHRSERYFEKLATPDTSVADLVGDIDPVKVAEGRSLGDPETIAYGLIPRAHRGIVAINELPDLAERIQVAMLNVMEERDIQVRGYTLRLPLDVLVVASANPEDYTNRGRIITPLKDRFGAEIRTHYPLELDAEVAVIRQEAHFAAEVPDYLLQILARFARYLRESRSIDQRSGVSARFAIAAAETVAAAARHRAAVLGESEAVARVVDLGTIVDVLRGKLEFETGEEGREQAVLEHLLRRATADTAQRLLGGIDVGPLVVAIENGSAVTTGERISARDVLAAVPEVPAIAEIHQRLGASTEGERAAAVELALEVLYLAKRIDKTSGDGETIYG